GTTAACGTCACGGACGATGACGTGCGGAAGTTTTACGAGGAAAACCCCGCGCAGTTTGAGGAGCCGGAGCGGCTGCGGGCGAGTCACCTGTTGTTGCGCACGGTGGATGCCACCACGCGGGAACCGTTGCCGGAGGAGGTTCGGCAGGCGAAGCGCAAACAGATTGAGGAGTTGCTGCAGCGCGCGCGATCGGGGGAGGATTTTGCCGCGTTGGTCCGGCAATATTCCGAGGATCCGGGGTCCAAGGATCGGGGTGGCGAGTATGTGTTTGCCCGGGGCCAGATGGTGCCCGAGTTCGAGGTGGCCGCCTGGAGCCTGCAACCGGGGCAGATCAGCGACGTGGTCACCACGCAGTTCGGTTACCACATCATCAAGTTGCTGGAACGGCTGCCTGCGCGACGGGTGCCCTTCGACGAAGTGAAGGAACAGATTCGCGATTATCTGACGACGCAGGCGATTCAGAAGGCCCTCCCGGATTACGTGCGCAAGATCCGTGCGCAGGAAAACGTGGAGGTGCTGGTGGAGGATCTGAAGCCCGTGGAACAGGCGGACCTGCCGCCGAGTTCGACCAACAACCCCGCCGCGCC
The window above is part of the Limisphaera ngatamarikiensis genome. Proteins encoded here:
- a CDS encoding peptidylprolyl isomerase, which translates into the protein MDKPYPLRTLRLTLTTVLLAGLAWAQTNPTTTSAVAVMTELFGDEVIARGKSFEIKRSQLDAAMLSFKALVAARGQTLPPAADLQVQRELLQQLIRVQMLVGRAKPEDKAEGRRVGEKRYEQVLERAGSLENLTRQLKSVGITPEQLKERLIEEATAEAVIRREVQVNVTDDDVRKFYEENPAQFEEPERLRASHLLLRTVDATTREPLPEEVRQAKRKQIEELLQRARSGEDFAALVRQYSEDPGSKDRGGEYVFARGQMVPEFEVAAWSLQPGQISDVVTTQFGYHIIKLLERLPARRVPFDEVKEQIRDYLTTQAIQKALPDYVRKIRAQENVEVLVEDLKPVEQADLPPSSTNNPAAPATR